A single genomic interval of Salinarchaeum sp. IM2453 harbors:
- a CDS encoding tRNA(Met) cytidine acetyltransferase TmcA domain-containing protein, translated as MLKNKVVKQAQTLYTEASTVNERRIIVLAGDREAGYALAEQIIDGCGIPWEDTTAVSSYAGFPCETVNRQETSALLGQTNTGVIYDLHTAFSPDGIGRATGGIDGAGLGIFLMPDVDQWAETRSDIDQYLAVPPFDINDVTGHFREHLIKTLQRHRGICIISLERESVVKDGQTHPAPRYVTENNKKRPSGTTFPDQAYQYCQTNDQRQALQAIESLTTAPTAVSLESNRGRGKSAVAGIGAACLATMGYNIVVTAPAYQNARPVFEHASKLLERLGVETCSNNETKITTSSGTIRFFDLLPRLKSWDSSVGNPPRLITPAVNVRVR; from the coding sequence ATGTTGAAAAACAAGGTCGTAAAGCAGGCGCAAACATTGTATACCGAGGCAAGCACGGTGAATGAACGTCGAATTATTGTCTTAGCTGGCGATCGAGAGGCAGGATATGCGCTTGCTGAGCAAATCATCGATGGGTGTGGGATTCCATGGGAAGATACCACCGCAGTTAGCTCATACGCAGGCTTTCCCTGTGAAACAGTCAATCGACAGGAAACATCAGCACTTCTCGGACAAACCAATACGGGAGTGATTTATGACCTGCATACTGCATTTTCACCAGACGGGATTGGACGAGCGACAGGGGGTATCGACGGGGCTGGATTGGGCATATTCCTTATGCCAGATGTTGATCAATGGGCCGAAACCAGAAGCGATATTGATCAATATCTGGCAGTACCACCGTTCGATATCAATGACGTCACTGGACACTTCCGAGAGCATTTGATAAAAACACTACAACGTCATCGGGGTATTTGTATCATAAGCCTCGAACGTGAGTCAGTAGTCAAAGACGGACAGACACATCCGGCACCTCGATATGTTACTGAGAACAACAAGAAACGACCATCTGGAACAACATTTCCAGATCAAGCCTATCAGTACTGCCAGACCAACGACCAGCGACAGGCATTGCAGGCCATTGAGAGCCTTACAACAGCACCAACAGCAGTTAGTCTTGAATCAAATAGAGGCAGAGGAAAATCGGCAGTAGCTGGGATCGGTGCAGCATGTTTAGCCACGATGGGCTACAATATTGTGGTAACCGCACCAGCATACCAAAACGCACGACCAGTATTCGAACATGCGAGCAAGTTACTTGAGAGACTGGGAGTAGAGACGTGCTCAAATAACGAGACAAAGATAACAACGTCAAGTGGAACCATCCGTTTTTTTGACCTCCTCCCACGACTGAAGTCGTGGGATTCCTCCGTGGGTAATCCACCCAGATTGATTACCCCGGCTGTGAACGTGCGGGTTCGCTGA